In Legionella lytica, one genomic interval encodes:
- a CDS encoding serine/threonine transporter: MAINESVAVPVTGANPNATIWEKQDTVWMLSLYGTAVGAGTLFLPIDAGLNGILPLIIMAILAFPMTYFSHRALCRFVLSGSSAQNNITDVVEEHFGTFSGRILTALYFFAIYPILLMYSVAITNTVESFLVNQVGVTAPPRALLAIILILALMAIIRFGQEFIVKSMSLMVYPFATILLFLSLYLIPNWNNAILQNSNSLHANGGHGLLMTLWLVIPVMVFSFNHSPIISSFAVNQKERHGAEADKRCTKIMKYSHLMMVFSVMFFVFSCVFSLSPQDLMQAKQQNISILSYLANHFKTPLIACIAPIIAFIAISKSFLGHYLGAKEGLSSIIVNSLKSYGKTIGKDKLQLIIEVFMVITCWITATINPNILKIIETLGGPVIAVLLFVMPMYAIAKVPAMQKYATHKISNLFTMIMGVIAISAIIYGLL, translated from the coding sequence ATGGCGATAAATGAATCTGTAGCAGTTCCAGTAACAGGAGCAAATCCAAACGCAACGATTTGGGAAAAACAAGATACAGTTTGGATGCTGAGTCTTTATGGTACTGCAGTAGGAGCAGGAACCCTTTTCCTACCTATTGACGCAGGTTTAAATGGCATTTTACCCTTAATTATTATGGCAATATTAGCCTTCCCAATGACATACTTCTCACATCGCGCCTTATGCCGGTTTGTTTTATCTGGCTCCTCTGCGCAAAACAACATTACTGATGTAGTTGAAGAACACTTTGGTACTTTTTCTGGCCGCATTCTAACTGCCTTATATTTTTTTGCGATTTACCCCATCTTGTTAATGTATAGTGTCGCAATTACCAACACGGTAGAGAGTTTTCTGGTGAATCAAGTCGGCGTCACCGCGCCACCTCGAGCTCTTTTAGCAATTATTCTCATTCTTGCCTTAATGGCAATCATCCGTTTTGGTCAAGAATTTATTGTAAAATCAATGTCGCTCATGGTTTACCCCTTCGCGACTATTTTACTATTTCTATCTTTATATTTAATTCCTAATTGGAATAACGCCATTTTACAAAATAGTAATTCCTTACATGCAAATGGTGGGCATGGACTCCTGATGACCCTATGGTTAGTTATTCCCGTCATGGTATTTTCCTTTAATCACTCCCCCATTATTTCTTCGTTTGCGGTCAATCAAAAAGAGCGTCATGGTGCTGAAGCGGATAAACGTTGCACCAAGATAATGAAATACAGCCATTTAATGATGGTTTTTTCAGTCATGTTTTTTGTGTTCAGTTGTGTATTTAGTCTTTCTCCTCAAGACTTAATGCAGGCGAAACAACAAAATATCTCTATTTTGTCTTATCTTGCGAATCATTTTAAAACCCCATTGATCGCATGCATCGCACCAATTATTGCCTTTATCGCCATTTCCAAATCTTTTTTAGGGCACTATCTAGGAGCTAAAGAAGGCTTAAGCAGCATTATTGTTAACTCATTAAAATCATATGGAAAAACGATTGGTAAAGATAAGCTGCAACTGATTATTGAAGTGTTTATGGTTATTACTTGTTGGATCACTGCCACCATTAATCCGAACATACTCAAAATCATTGAAACACTGGGTGGACCCGTAATTGCCGTACTGTTATTCGTTATGCCGATGTATGCTATTGCCAAAGTACCTGCAATGCAAAAATACGCTACCCACAAAATCAGCAATCTGTTCACCATGATCATGGGCGTGATTGCAATTTCTGCAATTATTTACGGATTGCTTTAA
- the dacB gene encoding D-alanyl-D-alanine carboxypeptidase/D-alanyl-D-alanine endopeptidase has translation MKRMLTGLCLLALSSGSQSGSVQSDVDSLIKRVNPNVNLGIVVIDLTSGETLYRRNADRFYIPASNMKLFSEAAALMVLGPDYHFTNQLSISSGKVQQGVLHGDIYLKLSGDPSFSRDDLKELLSALKNWDIRAIQGNVYIDSNLANVDTYPPGWLSTDLSYSYGAPNAPVVIDANRLTVTVNPGAKAGDPAIVEANDDGAAISINNQAMTKASAEGCGVGFSLDQDNHLTARGCIGVGQGAVQQRMAIKNPLAYAQGMIQNNLTQVNIQLNGHIQLGKTPAGALLIANQRSKALSELMADTLKPSDNLYADSLYLHAATKLNGAPVNWKEAEPLIKSFLQAQTGIDFSRSIFTDGSGLSRYSLVTPEQTISLLTFLYQRFPLAYEYIAALPVAGRDGTLQKRFRVPTQQGFVRAKTGTMTGINSLSGYLYTANGHTLAFAMYVNRQPGKASGPGRPVLDALCTYFLKLSPIINHAPQLVTAHKPVNFQLNPNQIERQKVHQAKWRRLESAIRTALRGQAVNIIYRGDELVVTDNQSDANKVWGSLQSVVQKYPFAVMLSSKNLAINPATKPTLLWVQSTDTTNQAERVWTIKESA, from the coding sequence ATAAAACGGATGCTAACTGGCTTGTGTTTGCTGGCATTATCGTCAGGCTCTCAAAGCGGCAGTGTACAAAGTGACGTAGACTCATTAATTAAGCGAGTAAACCCTAATGTCAATCTTGGCATAGTCGTTATTGATTTAACGTCTGGGGAAACTTTATATCGCCGTAATGCAGACCGTTTTTATATTCCTGCCAGTAATATGAAACTGTTTTCTGAAGCTGCAGCCTTAATGGTGCTTGGCCCAGATTATCATTTTACCAACCAATTAAGCATCAGCTCTGGAAAAGTACAGCAAGGTGTATTACATGGTGATATTTATCTAAAACTCAGTGGCGATCCTTCCTTCTCTCGTGATGATTTAAAAGAATTACTTTCCGCTTTAAAAAATTGGGACATTCGCGCGATTCAGGGCAACGTTTATATTGATAGCAATTTAGCCAATGTAGATACTTACCCTCCGGGATGGTTGAGCACGGATTTATCTTATAGTTATGGTGCTCCCAATGCTCCCGTAGTGATTGATGCAAACCGTTTAACCGTTACGGTAAACCCAGGAGCGAAAGCTGGAGATCCAGCAATTGTAGAGGCAAACGATGATGGGGCTGCCATTAGCATTAATAATCAAGCAATGACGAAGGCAAGTGCGGAAGGTTGTGGCGTTGGCTTTTCATTAGATCAAGACAACCACCTAACTGCCCGTGGCTGCATAGGGGTAGGTCAAGGAGCAGTGCAACAGCGCATGGCCATAAAAAATCCTCTAGCTTATGCTCAAGGAATGATTCAAAATAATTTAACCCAAGTCAATATTCAACTTAATGGCCATATTCAGTTAGGTAAAACACCTGCTGGAGCATTATTAATTGCTAACCAACGTTCAAAAGCCTTATCGGAGTTGATGGCAGATACACTCAAGCCCTCCGATAATTTATATGCTGACAGTTTATATTTACATGCTGCGACCAAACTCAATGGTGCTCCAGTCAACTGGAAAGAAGCCGAGCCTCTTATCAAAAGCTTTTTACAAGCACAAACTGGAATTGATTTTAGTCGTTCTATATTTACCGATGGCTCGGGATTATCTCGCTATAGTTTGGTTACACCTGAACAAACTATTTCATTATTAACGTTTTTATATCAACGCTTCCCTCTTGCTTATGAGTACATTGCTGCTTTACCCGTTGCGGGCCGTGATGGCACGCTACAAAAGCGATTCCGTGTACCAACGCAACAAGGTTTTGTGCGAGCAAAAACCGGCACAATGACTGGAATAAATAGTCTATCTGGCTATTTATATACGGCTAATGGCCATACCTTAGCTTTTGCTATGTATGTTAATAGACAGCCTGGAAAAGCTTCCGGTCCTGGACGCCCAGTATTAGATGCTTTATGCACTTATTTTCTCAAGCTTAGCCCCATAATAAATCACGCGCCTCAGCTTGTGACAGCACATAAACCCGTTAATTTTCAATTAAACCCCAACCAAATAGAACGCCAAAAAGTGCATCAAGCAAAATGGAGACGCTTAGAATCAGCAATACGCACCGCCCTACGTGGGCAAGCAGTGAATATTATCTACCGTGGCGATGAATTAGTGGTCACCGATAATCAATCGGATGCCAATAAAGTTTGGGGATCGCTGCAATCCGTCGTGCAAAAATATCCTTTTGCGGTGATGTTATCCTCCAAAAACTTGGCGATTAATCCTGCAACGAAACCTACTCTACTGTGGGTACAATCTACGGATACGACCAACCAAGCTGAACGCGTGTGGACAATTAAGGAATCCGCCTAA
- a CDS encoding ParB/RepB/Spo0J family partition protein, which translates to MHSEFHYLPIENIQAGHYQPRQDFNSDALKELAQSIASQGLIEPLIVRSIAKERYEIIAGERRWRAAKIAGMQQVPCLVGNYNDKQACALTLVENIQREDLNLIEEASAYRRLMDEFNYLQDEIATLVGKSRSHIANILRLLSLTPYVKDYLRERVLSLGHARTLIGLSPIDQEYLADQAVQEQWSVRQLEQAVKEQKNQNSTPLKNNKKDRDIERLQTILAEQVGAPVEIVDDNGDGGWLKVKFFNNDTLAGLLERLGLRYD; encoded by the coding sequence ATGCACAGTGAATTTCATTATTTACCCATAGAAAACATCCAAGCAGGTCACTATCAACCTCGCCAAGACTTCAATTCCGATGCCTTAAAAGAACTAGCTCAATCCATTGCTTCTCAGGGCTTAATCGAACCACTTATAGTACGTTCTATAGCCAAAGAGCGCTATGAAATTATTGCCGGTGAACGGCGTTGGCGTGCCGCGAAAATAGCGGGAATGCAACAAGTACCCTGTTTAGTCGGTAATTACAACGACAAACAAGCCTGCGCCCTTACCTTAGTAGAAAACATTCAACGTGAAGATTTAAACCTTATAGAAGAAGCCAGTGCTTATCGGCGCTTGATGGATGAATTCAACTACCTTCAAGATGAAATCGCCACGTTAGTGGGCAAATCACGCAGTCATATCGCCAATATCTTGCGTCTATTAAGTCTGACTCCTTATGTTAAGGATTATCTGCGTGAGCGAGTTCTATCGCTAGGACATGCCCGCACCTTGATTGGCTTAAGCCCAATCGACCAAGAATATTTAGCTGACCAAGCGGTGCAGGAGCAGTGGTCTGTTCGTCAACTAGAACAGGCTGTGAAAGAACAAAAAAATCAAAACTCAACGCCACTGAAGAATAACAAAAAGGACCGCGACATTGAGCGCTTACAAACTATTTTGGCAGAGCAAGTAGGTGCTCCTGTAGAAATAGTCGACGATAATGGCGATGGCGGCTGGCTTAAAGTGAAATTTTTTAATAATGACACGCTTGCAGGGCTTTTGGAGCGACTGGGCTTACGATATGATTAG
- a CDS encoding URC4/urg3 family protein produces the protein MNKEQKKQDPVLAMLRDPRTIRNRAHAILELAKQNKLNHFSLQPEQMAATASFVTEVIQEQYPNLDIPYHSRWRHFEAGGIDRIQKMQEQLSSLSPAERGKVLYELVIISVFLDAGAGPSWRYKEQASGKEFSRSEGLAIASLDLYQSGGFSAHPQEPFRVDAQRLAEFSEQDLQQGFQVSSNNPLEGVSGRVALLNRLGNAIQENTEYFGQAGRLGDFYTYVSSMATHGQLEAAQIFQAVLGAFNTIWPARLSYQGVGLGDVWLHSALKNQAPGSEYVPFHKLSQWLTYSLMEPLEQAGIQVTQLETLTGLPEYRNGGLLIDTGLLQVKDQNALRQAHDPSSELVVEWRALTVALLDELADLIRENLQKSTQELPLAKILQGGTWEAGRRIAREKRNQGTPPLQIISDGTVF, from the coding sequence ATGAATAAGGAACAAAAAAAACAAGATCCAGTATTAGCAATGCTTCGTGACCCGCGTACCATACGTAATCGTGCTCATGCTATTTTAGAGCTTGCCAAACAAAACAAACTCAATCACTTTAGCTTGCAGCCAGAACAAATGGCTGCTACTGCTTCGTTTGTTACTGAAGTAATTCAAGAACAATACCCTAATTTAGATATCCCCTATCACAGTCGCTGGCGTCATTTTGAAGCCGGAGGCATTGATCGTATTCAAAAAATGCAAGAACAGCTCAGCTCACTTAGTCCTGCAGAGCGAGGTAAAGTTCTTTATGAATTGGTAATTATCAGTGTGTTTCTGGATGCAGGAGCAGGTCCTTCCTGGCGCTATAAAGAGCAAGCCTCTGGAAAAGAATTTTCACGTTCAGAAGGACTGGCTATAGCCAGCCTGGACCTTTATCAAAGTGGTGGTTTTAGCGCTCATCCTCAGGAGCCATTCCGCGTAGATGCTCAACGCTTAGCCGAATTTAGTGAACAGGATCTACAACAGGGCTTTCAAGTCAGTAGCAACAATCCTCTTGAGGGGGTTTCAGGTCGCGTCGCTTTATTAAACCGCCTAGGTAACGCGATACAAGAAAATACTGAATATTTTGGCCAAGCAGGACGTCTGGGTGATTTCTATACCTATGTCAGTTCTATGGCAACACACGGCCAATTGGAAGCTGCACAAATTTTTCAAGCAGTACTTGGCGCCTTTAATACGATATGGCCTGCGCGACTGAGCTATCAAGGTGTAGGCTTAGGTGATGTGTGGCTACATAGTGCATTAAAAAACCAGGCTCCAGGTTCTGAATATGTTCCATTCCATAAATTATCACAATGGCTCACCTACTCACTTATGGAACCCTTAGAACAGGCAGGAATTCAAGTGACACAACTTGAAACATTAACCGGCTTACCCGAGTATCGTAATGGGGGCTTATTGATTGATACTGGTTTGCTTCAGGTAAAAGATCAAAATGCCCTACGACAAGCTCATGATCCTAGTTCTGAACTCGTAGTGGAATGGCGAGCCCTAACCGTAGCATTACTGGATGAGCTGGCTGATTTAATCAGAGAAAACCTACAAAAAAGTACTCAAGAGCTACCACTCGCAAAAATCTTGCAAGGAGGTACCTGGGAAGCAGGACGGCGTATTGCCAGGGAAAAACGTAATCAAGGTACCCCTCCGCTACAAATTATTAGCGATGGTACTGTATTTTAG
- a CDS encoding metallophosphoesterase, which produces MSLIIRIVLLTFFLLSPTFAASIQFLTVSDIHYGDKNGLGDGKDTGPELLKLTENKIKELSPSVNFILFLGDIPAHALLFASAKAEYEKTVFQSLYRSDAAQKPIFYIPGNNDSLQGNYQVFEANGISPLTYATDWDGACAHCKGLIIDDSHMYHDGYYSSYVIPNNKEVILLALNATQWTKVSWLRHGFFSKYKNQDADARTQLAWLEEQLKNHSAKQLLIAMHEPPGRSYLGEPIWYEQYEQEFIKILNKYSNLYGQITLLSSHTHMEEFRRIRLDNGINLYDYATPSISRNHHNYSALKIFSLDPELRIKDFTTYYTSILHEWNNEQYHALSAPDPIFPNCQNQTLAECLDQLSPDQVCEDLDKGAFYGVKNPNVPDNNCKKIFTVN; this is translated from the coding sequence TTGAGCCTTATAATCCGTATTGTACTCCTCACCTTTTTTCTGCTGAGCCCAACCTTTGCAGCGTCAATACAGTTTTTAACGGTGAGTGATATTCATTACGGTGATAAGAATGGACTAGGTGACGGCAAAGATACCGGACCTGAGCTGCTTAAGCTTACCGAAAATAAAATAAAGGAATTGAGCCCTTCGGTAAATTTTATCCTTTTTTTAGGTGATATCCCGGCCCATGCCCTGCTGTTTGCTTCAGCGAAAGCAGAATATGAAAAAACCGTTTTTCAAAGCTTATATCGCAGTGACGCAGCCCAAAAACCTATATTTTATATTCCAGGGAATAATGATTCTCTTCAAGGTAACTATCAAGTTTTTGAAGCAAATGGTATTTCCCCATTGACCTACGCCACTGATTGGGATGGTGCTTGTGCTCATTGTAAAGGATTAATCATTGATGACAGCCATATGTATCACGATGGCTACTATTCCAGTTATGTTATTCCTAATAACAAAGAAGTAATCCTATTAGCCTTAAATGCTACTCAGTGGACTAAAGTATCTTGGTTAAGGCATGGATTTTTCTCTAAATACAAAAACCAAGATGCCGATGCACGAACTCAATTAGCCTGGTTAGAAGAACAATTAAAAAATCACAGCGCAAAACAACTACTTATTGCGATGCATGAACCTCCTGGACGCTCTTATCTAGGCGAGCCTATTTGGTATGAACAATATGAACAAGAGTTCATAAAAATTCTTAATAAGTACAGTAACCTATATGGGCAAATCACTTTACTTAGCTCTCACACCCATATGGAGGAATTCCGCAGAATTCGATTAGATAATGGAATTAATTTGTATGATTACGCCACTCCAAGTATCAGCCGCAATCACCATAACTACTCAGCGCTAAAAATATTTAGCTTAGACCCAGAATTGCGAATCAAAGACTTTACCACATACTACACAAGTATTTTGCATGAATGGAATAATGAACAATACCATGCTCTAAGTGCCCCTGATCCTATTTTTCCTAATTGCCAAAATCAAACATTGGCAGAATGCTTAGATCAATTAAGCCCAGACCAAGTCTGTGAAGATTTGGATAAAGGAGCATTTTATGGAGTAAAAAATCCTAACGTTCCTGATAACAACTGTAAAAAAATCTTTACTGTAAACTAA
- a CDS encoding ankyrin repeat domain-containing protein: protein MSDAKGNVQQNPVWLAAKFGYLDILQLLDLKGYSLDCVDADGDTVLHLAAMNGFSHVVFWLLNEKQCSFNALKNKAGYTPATCAVIMGRNYLLKELWNAGKLGISVTELAHLYNVGRHSHVRDFIELLEQFSKDQPYETHDKKLLEKKVSVSFELRCMLISFLHHYDAQMLSSDIIQQLCLLSENNVKRVSMLVDNLAKHKLFNMHSLIAALQRIQYKAVAPSEVSIATKRSHTPSKTQIILNDNHSFWFRSDNTLFARGGQGTIQQAYLSPNDVEPAYCVKQIHSGIVANLKEAARREAKCHRLFSRTSLYFSEGEAAFVVSSWQPGQALGRFSREQLSSLSFDTRLKCIITALSDLNQLHSRYRTYNDIKPLNFILDVPGQAMRLIDFGSVFKQGSTKKTMYTELYRDPVHRTGFLNDTYGMGLIIAVLFPDLFAANFVADSSQILVNLHSALLQHKAIIKLVQALINKDIEKRCTIVDALNYSERLMEKLSALDEASLDDIALSTIYRTNTLVEDVFRDARISRG, encoded by the coding sequence TTGAGCGATGCGAAAGGTAATGTGCAACAAAACCCGGTTTGGTTAGCTGCCAAGTTTGGTTATTTAGATATTCTCCAATTACTGGATCTAAAAGGCTATAGTTTAGACTGTGTCGATGCGGATGGAGATACCGTGTTACACCTTGCGGCAATGAATGGTTTTTCTCACGTTGTTTTTTGGTTGTTGAATGAAAAACAATGTTCCTTCAATGCACTCAAGAATAAGGCCGGGTATACCCCGGCTACCTGTGCTGTAATAATGGGTAGGAATTATCTATTAAAAGAGCTATGGAACGCCGGAAAATTGGGCATTTCTGTTACTGAGTTAGCTCATTTATACAACGTTGGCAGGCACAGTCACGTAAGGGATTTTATTGAGTTGCTGGAGCAGTTTTCCAAGGATCAACCTTATGAGACTCACGATAAAAAATTACTTGAAAAAAAGGTAAGTGTGTCTTTCGAGCTTCGATGTATGTTAATCAGCTTCTTGCATCACTATGATGCTCAAATGTTAAGTTCGGATATTATTCAGCAATTATGCCTGTTATCAGAAAATAATGTAAAACGAGTTAGCATGCTAGTCGATAATTTGGCAAAACATAAGTTATTTAATATGCATTCATTGATAGCTGCACTGCAGCGAATACAATACAAAGCTGTTGCTCCTTCTGAAGTGAGCATTGCGACAAAGAGATCTCATACCCCATCAAAAACCCAGATTATATTAAATGATAACCATAGTTTTTGGTTTCGTAGTGACAATACGCTCTTTGCTCGAGGCGGGCAAGGAACCATTCAGCAGGCTTATTTATCGCCTAACGATGTGGAGCCTGCTTATTGTGTTAAGCAGATACACTCAGGTATTGTCGCCAATTTAAAAGAGGCTGCGCGACGTGAGGCCAAATGCCATAGGCTATTTTCAAGAACCAGTCTTTACTTTTCTGAAGGTGAGGCAGCCTTTGTTGTTTCTTCTTGGCAGCCAGGACAGGCATTAGGGCGTTTTTCTCGAGAGCAACTGAGCAGTTTGTCTTTTGACACACGTTTAAAATGTATTATTACTGCATTGAGCGATCTGAATCAGTTGCATTCTCGTTATCGCACTTATAATGATATTAAACCGTTGAATTTTATTCTTGATGTGCCGGGGCAAGCAATGAGATTAATTGATTTTGGTTCAGTGTTTAAGCAAGGCTCTACTAAAAAGACGATGTATACAGAACTTTATCGAGACCCAGTGCATCGAACAGGTTTTTTAAATGACACTTATGGCATGGGGCTCATTATTGCCGTGCTCTTTCCTGATTTATTTGCCGCAAATTTTGTTGCAGACTCATCGCAGATACTAGTTAATCTTCATTCAGCTTTACTTCAGCACAAGGCGATTATCAAGTTGGTACAGGCTTTAATAAATAAGGATATTGAGAAACGATGTACTATTGTGGATGCGCTAAATTACAGTGAAAGGCTGATGGAGAAATTATCAGCACTTGATGAGGCAAGTTTGGATGATATTGCTCTGTCTACGATTTATCGTACTAATACTC
- the upp gene encoding uracil phosphoribosyltransferase — MQNQEVVVVNHPLIQHKLTIMRQKETSCVKFRTLMHEVSMLMAYEITRDLEVEYAEIETPMTTMQSPVLKGKKMVFVSILRAGNGLVDGMLQLVPTARIGHIGLYRDPKTLEAIEYYIKLPEHMHDRDVIVVDPMLATGNSAVAAVKEIKEREPKSIKYLCLLAAPEGIATFHEEHPDVTIFTAAIDEKLNEKGYIMPGLGDAGDRLYGTKLDY, encoded by the coding sequence ATGCAAAATCAAGAAGTTGTGGTAGTAAATCATCCGTTAATTCAACACAAATTAACGATTATGCGCCAAAAAGAAACCAGCTGCGTAAAGTTTCGTACCTTGATGCATGAAGTGAGTATGTTAATGGCTTACGAAATTACTCGCGATCTGGAAGTAGAATATGCCGAAATTGAAACGCCCATGACGACAATGCAATCCCCTGTCCTCAAAGGTAAAAAAATGGTGTTTGTTTCTATTTTACGTGCCGGAAATGGTTTAGTCGACGGCATGTTGCAGCTTGTACCAACTGCTCGCATTGGTCATATTGGTTTATATCGTGATCCCAAAACATTAGAAGCCATTGAATATTACATTAAATTACCTGAGCACATGCACGATCGTGATGTAATTGTTGTCGATCCAATGCTCGCTACTGGAAACTCAGCCGTCGCTGCGGTTAAAGAAATTAAAGAAAGAGAACCTAAATCCATTAAGTACCTCTGCCTACTTGCTGCTCCCGAAGGCATAGCCACGTTCCATGAAGAACATCCCGACGTCACCATTTTCACTGCCGCGATTGATGAGAAATTGAATGAGAAAGGATACATTATGCCAGGCTTAGGGGATGCTGGAGACAGACTCTACGGAACCAAGCTAGATTATTAG
- a CDS encoding GTP cyclohydrolase II — MTHDDHKKKSKGHIVLSSHPSVHSAPSLKIKWGAPTAKERGPIIASLTNIRNRNAVGTHSGSYSVYRALAVAAGVLDPEHVPDLTDTTPPVTIGPHAQWSNPQKIISLAPWGHMVATEFAEEIQAGYDIRPTIAVTRAHINLPELHTAMQKGRLKPDGKILKESGDVTVTKAAIEPVWYLPGIAERFQVSESALRRTLFEQTAGMFPELVTRTDLDVFLPPIGGLTAYFFGDVTTIHDPKVELTCRIHDECNGSDVFGSDICTCRPYLTHGIELCIESAQKGGAGLIVYNRKEGRALGEVTKFLVYNARKRQKGGDTAAKYFERTECVAGVQDMRFQELMSDVLHWLGITKIHRFVSMSNMKYDALIKSGIEVLERVTIPDELVPPDAQVEMNAKRAAGYYSPERIVDINELAETKGRELHE; from the coding sequence ATGACGCATGACGATCATAAAAAAAAATCTAAGGGACACATAGTCCTCTCCTCTCATCCCTCAGTGCACTCTGCACCATCACTAAAAATTAAATGGGGTGCTCCCACCGCTAAAGAGCGTGGGCCAATTATTGCCTCTTTAACTAATATTCGTAATCGTAATGCCGTGGGCACTCATTCTGGTTCTTATTCAGTGTATCGTGCCCTAGCCGTGGCAGCTGGTGTTTTAGATCCAGAGCATGTTCCCGATCTGACTGACACAACCCCACCTGTAACTATTGGCCCACATGCGCAATGGAGTAATCCACAAAAAATTATTTCATTAGCTCCCTGGGGGCACATGGTTGCCACAGAATTTGCGGAAGAGATTCAGGCCGGTTATGACATCAGACCAACCATTGCCGTGACCAGAGCCCATATTAATCTCCCCGAATTGCATACCGCCATGCAAAAAGGACGGCTCAAACCCGATGGAAAAATATTAAAAGAGTCAGGCGATGTAACCGTCACTAAAGCAGCAATCGAACCAGTTTGGTATTTACCAGGAATTGCTGAGCGTTTTCAAGTTTCAGAATCCGCCCTACGCCGCACTCTATTCGAACAAACTGCGGGTATGTTTCCAGAGTTAGTAACCCGTACCGACCTTGATGTCTTTTTACCCCCGATTGGAGGTCTTACCGCCTATTTCTTTGGTGATGTGACAACTATCCATGACCCTAAAGTGGAACTAACCTGCCGTATTCACGATGAATGTAACGGTTCTGACGTCTTTGGTTCAGACATTTGTACCTGTAGACCTTATTTAACTCACGGCATTGAGCTATGTATTGAATCAGCGCAAAAAGGTGGGGCAGGACTTATTGTTTATAACCGCAAAGAAGGTAGAGCCTTAGGAGAGGTCACTAAGTTTTTAGTATATAACGCTCGTAAACGCCAAAAGGGTGGTGACACGGCCGCTAAATACTTTGAGCGTACCGAGTGCGTTGCTGGAGTGCAAGACATGCGTTTCCAAGAACTGATGTCTGATGTGCTGCACTGGCTGGGTATTACTAAAATCCACCGCTTTGTTTCGATGTCCAATATGAAATACGATGCCCTCATCAAGTCGGGAATCGAAGTTCTTGAGCGCGTCACCATCCCTGATGAATTGGTCCCTCCTGATGCCCAAGTAGAGATGAACGCAAAACGTGCTGCCGGCTATTATTCACCAGAGCGTATCGTTGACATTAACGAATTGGCAGAAACAAAAGGACGTGAGCTTCATGAATAA
- a CDS encoding shikimate kinase, whose translation MNSSTRIFIVGHPGAGKALLAKTIAERLGWHYIDADTGLEYFSGLSMNEMLGELGTKNFLNCQKNVLTSLLKREHIVVTTDATIACHDEISQLLSDEHVIYLQVNLPIQMKRLAKSQQPFLLDDMLEKFLQKLHVQRNHLYEKMATLKINSNDHNLEAHVDSVLQLLASSIDKPSSALNITERCFYHKQSHELTQLTEQQANCLKLLAQGKTSKEIAKRLSISFRTVEANMAKIMQILGCSSSKELIALYHQKP comes from the coding sequence ATGAACTCATCTACTCGAATATTTATTGTCGGCCATCCTGGCGCTGGGAAAGCTTTATTAGCAAAAACTATTGCCGAACGTCTCGGCTGGCACTATATCGATGCGGATACAGGGTTAGAATATTTTTCAGGGCTTTCTATGAATGAAATGTTAGGAGAGCTTGGTACAAAAAATTTTCTTAATTGCCAAAAAAATGTTTTAACCTCCCTACTAAAACGAGAGCATATTGTAGTTACTACGGATGCTACTATTGCGTGCCATGATGAAATCAGCCAGTTACTAAGTGATGAGCATGTGATCTATTTACAGGTTAATCTACCAATCCAAATGAAACGTCTGGCTAAAAGCCAACAGCCCTTTTTATTAGATGATATGCTTGAAAAATTCCTACAAAAACTTCATGTACAACGAAATCATCTCTATGAAAAAATGGCCACATTAAAAATTAATAGCAATGACCATAATTTGGAGGCACACGTAGATTCAGTGCTCCAGTTACTTGCGTCTTCAATTGATAAGCCCTCCTCCGCATTAAATATAACCGAGCGTTGTTTTTATCATAAACAATCCCATGAACTAACTCAGTTAACAGAACAACAAGCAAACTGCCTTAAGTTATTAGCCCAAGGAAAAACATCAAAAGAAATTGCGAAACGGCTAAGTATTTCTTTTCGTACTGTAGAAGCAAATATGGCTAAAATTATGCAAATTTTGGGTTGCTCCTCAAGTAAAGAGCTTATAGCTTTGTATCATCAAAAACCATAA